In the Cydia fagiglandana chromosome 5, ilCydFagi1.1, whole genome shotgun sequence genome, one interval contains:
- the LOC134664606 gene encoding protein artichoke, which translates to MAIYTQFSGAACGLYAFLMIIHIPILQGEEQPMCPTLAENPICPCYSFKEGLFLECPSATPSAVKNVLSKIRGTIQSLSIYDLERSTTELKADLFPQKTKIINLQISQSGINQISSNAFIPLSNSLESLSIVSSKLNRIPQESFLDLHTIEALDLQLNDIEEIQANAFKGLKLKKLSLKGNKIGNVSEIAFHNLEEYLTELDITENFLNYFPLQTLGKLNKLNNLRLAWNKISSIPIDYNFTISSLSNLDLSSNVFTKLENNWFRSMPNIRTLTFFSNQIQLIDEKAFYSLEQLETLDLSRNKITTIEKNTFQRNRNIRTIDLSHNHLHYIRGVFANLHHLSEIFLSENNILEIPSDAFSNALGLTVLNLEHNAVQRLDDDCFASLQNLTQLHMGTNYLRKLPRDIFKFNTKLVTLSLDNNKINDLDELLFDSLVTLREIRLQNNKLERIKRNVFSPLPGLLELHLQNNLIQNIDSQAFITLKNLQHINLQGNRLATIGDVFPNRNSSLVSIQLSVNFLSLLKNSSLRGQVNVQIMWLSQNNIKILTANLFIDLLNIQRLYLKNNSIVHIENKTFFQLKKLKYLDLSNNNLIKLNNETFFKIVTLEELYLQSNNINQVAKDTFKFLTKLRVLDLSQNEIIVLDFDISSLPIKQLRLNKNSISIIEADSLKTLPNLSELEMNSNLLTWEDIIQVQIPGLKSLILSRNNFSLLENKTFSHLPSLQALSLELSNISQLPPATFIKNQNLLRINLAFNSLKDLHKDVFAYTTILQELNLKGNSFTDFPHVALFNVTSLEHLDLCQNQLSSVDFYKFIGLQNLRTLSLCENKISVLNGFSSPALKNLLTVDLSKNMLSVLPANFFQYSLGLKEIDLSHNLFKHIPSNGLSDAVLPALTTLNMSSNPLVQLLQTYPSRQYPALEELIVRKTNLTIITSKDFENFPALKRLILVENSIDRLSPGAFAKLHNLNILDLSQNKLDNIPRERLQGLYSVRLLNLSRNAIRDLEEFTADLHSLQRLDLSSNHINRINKDIFRGLQSLTELYLSGNWLAAISPDAFRYLNKITHIDLSRNYFEVIRMNMLLALETQVKSISFNDNPLTCNCESQDLWRWMQDHHKIILPGSANLLCEHPEELHGHSFIELPSQKLCDLPIVIRVAIQDITTYTVSVTWQSRYQNGLNGYRVAYFGDQNPSVIRGKIVNATQRSIRLNHLTPGARYTVCVIAFGNFETSTLSDASMPDARIALLPENSSTNLYNDEQIFNNLKPFMNDSLISKCTTVNTIEIFGSAVDSPFSNTYMGIADILTRRLSLVVGCCMGFIVFVVLVSALGYIKTKKRPVIAKVEVQQAPQYISYDDFSAPSVEVQTTDMDVNSIITDKNKNTMQT; encoded by the exons ATGGCTATTTATACGCAGTTCTCCGGTGCAGCATGTGGACTGTACGCATTTCTAATGATCATCCATATTCCGATACTGCAAGGCGAAGAGCAACCCATGTGTCCTACTCTAGCAGAGAACCCGATTTGTCCGTGCTATAGCTTCAAAGAAG GTCTATTTTTGGAGTGTCCCAGTGCTACTCCCAGCGCAGTAAAAAACGTATTATCGAAGATCAGAGGCACTATCCAATCTTTGTCCATTTACGACCTGGAGCGCTCCACCACCGAGCTAAAAGCCGATTTATTCCCacagaaaacaaaaataatcaatTTACAAATTTCACAGTCCGGCATAAACCAAATAAGTTCTAATGCTTTCATACCACTCAGCAACTCATTGGAATCCCTGAGCATAGTTTCCAGTAAATTAAACAGAATACCACAGGAGTCTTTCCTTGACTTGCACACTATTGAAGCACTAGATTTACAACTTAACGACATCGAAGAAATACAAGCAAACGCGTTCAAAGGGCTTAAACTTAAGAAACTTAGTTTGAAAGGAAATAAAATAGGAAATGTTTCCGAGATTGCGTTTCATAACTTAGAGGAGTATTTGACTGAGCTGGATATTACTGAAAATTTTCTGAACTATTTTCCTTTGCAAACTTTAGGAAAGTTGAACAAACTGAACAATTTAAGACTAGCCTGGAATAAAATCAGTTCAATCCCTATTGACTATAATTTTACTATATCAAGTTTGTCAAATTTAGATTTAAGTTCAAATGTATTCACTAAATTAGAAAACAACTGGTTTCGCTCTATGCCTAATATTAGAACATTAACATTTTTTAGCAATCAGATTCAACTTATAGATGAAAAAGCATTTTACTCATTAGAACAACTAGAAACGCTCGATTTAAGTCGAAACAAAATTACAACaatagaaaaaaatacttttcagAGGAATAGAAATATACGCACAATCGATTTGAGCCACAACCATCTCCATTATATTAGAGGTGTATTTGCAAACCTTCATCATTTGTCAGAAATATTCTTGTCGGAAAATAATATTCTTGAAATACCGAGCGATGCGTTTAGCAACGCTTTAGGTTTGACAGTTCTTAATTTAGAACATAATGCTGTGCAGCGACTAGACGACGACTGCTTCGCATCTCTTCAAAATTTAACGCAATTACATATGGGAACAAATTACTTAAGGAAACTTCCTCGTGACATTTTTAAATTCAATACCAAGTTAGTCACTTTAAGTttagataataataaaattaacgaTTTAGACGAATTATTATTCGATAGCTTAGTCACACTAAGAGAAATCcggttacaaaataataaattagaaCGTATTAAACGAAACGTATTCAGTCCGTTACCAGGACTTTTAGAATTACATTTACAAAACAATCTCATACAAAATATAGACTCGCAGGCTTTTATCACTTTGAAAAATCTTCAGCACATAAATTTGCAAGGCAATCGACTGGCCACTATTGGAGACGTATTTCCAAATAGAAATTCGTCTTTAGTCTCGATACAACTAAGCGTTAACTTTTTGTCACTATTGAAAAATAGCTCTCTCAGAGGCCAAGTAAATGTGCAAATAATGTGGCTTAgccaaaataacataaaaatattaactgctaatttatttattgatttgttAAACATTCAAAGGTTGTATTTGAAAAATAACAGCATTGTACATATAGAAAATAAGACATTTTTTCAGCTAAAGAAACTGAAATATTTAGATTTAAGTAACAATAATCTAATTAAGTTAAATAATGAAACATTTTTCAAGATTGTAACGTTGGAAGAACTGTATTTGCAAAGCAATAACATAAATCAGGTGGCAAAAGATACCTTTAAGTTTTTAACCAAATTAAGAGTTCTTGATTTATCCCAAAACGAAATAATTGTCTTGGATTTTGACATTTCGTCACTCCCAATTAAACAACTCAGACTTAATAAAAACTCAATATCAATAATTGAAGCGGACTCACTCAAAACTTTACCAAACTTAAGTGAGTTGGAAATGAACAGTAATCTGCTAACTTGGGAGGATATCATTCAAGTTCAGATACCTGGCCTGAAGTCCCTGATTTTATCCCGAAATAACTTTTCGCTATTAGAAAACAAAactttttctcatttaccctcGTTACAAGCGCTGTCATTGGAACTATCAAACATATCCCAATTGCCTCCGGCAACTTTCATTAAAAACCAAAATCTTTTACGAATAAACTTAGCTTTTAACAGTTTGAAAGATTTACATAAAGATGTTTTCGCTTACACGACAATTTTACAAGAATTAAATCTTAAAGGCAACAGTTTTACTGATTTTCCTCACGTGGCTTTATTTAACGTCACGTCTCTTGAACACTTGGATCTTTGTCAGAATCAGCTCAGCAGTGTTGATTTTTATAAGTTTATTGGTTTACAAAATTTAAGAACACTTAGTTTATGTGAAAATaagatatcagttttgaatggtTTCAGTTCACCTGCATTGAAAAATTTGTTGACTGTGGACTTAAgcaaaaatatgctttcagttCTTCCAGcgaatttttttcaatattCATTAGGATTGAAAGAAATAGATTTATCGCATAATCTTTTTAAGCACATACCTAGCAACGGTTTGTCAGACGCCGTTCTTCCAGCGCTCACGACGCTAAACATGTCTTCTAATCCTTTAGTGCAGTTATTGCAAACATATCCATCACGGCAATATCCAGCTTTAGAAGAATTAATTGTAAGGAAAACCAACTTGACAATTATCACGAGCAAAGATTTTGAAAATTTCCCAGCTCTCAAAAGGTTAATCTTAGTAGAAAATTCAATAGACAGACTATCTCCTGGTGCTTTTGCTAAACTGCATAACTTGAATATACTAGATCTGAGCCAGAATAAGTTAGACAACATCCCCAGAGAGAGACTGCAAGGATTATATTCGGTACGATTATTAAATTTATCCCGAAACGCCATTCGGGACCTCGAAGAGTTTACAGCGGACCTACATAGTTTGCAAAGATTGGATCTGTCGTCGAAccacattaatcgaataaataaGGACATATTTCGGGGATTGCAGAGCCTCACAGAGCTGTATTTAAGTGGAAATTGGTTAGCAGCAATATCGCCAGATGCCTTCCgatatttgaataaaataacGCACATCGATTTGAGCCGTAACTACTTCGAAGTAATAAGAATGAATATGCTTTTGGCTCTTGAAACGCAAGTCAAAAGCATTTCGTTTAACG ATAATCCACTTACATGTAATTGTGAATCTCAAGATTTGTGGAGATGGATGCAAGACCATCATAAGATAATATTACCCGGCAGCGCTAACCTGCTCTGCGAACACCCCGAGGAACTACATGGGCACAGTTTTATAGAGTTACCGTCTCAGAAACTTTGCGACTTACCCATTGTGATCCGAGTCGCTATACAAGACATTACAACATACACTGTCAGCGTTACGTGGCAAAGCCGATACCAGAACGGCTTAAATGGCTACAGAGTGGCTTATTTCGGAGATCAAAATCCTAGTGTT ATTCGCGGAAAAATAGTGAATGCAACACAAAGGTCTATACGGCTGAACCACTTGACCCCAGGCGCGCGCTACACTGTCTGCGTCATTGCTTTTGGAAACTTCGAGACGTCAACTCTCTCCGATGCTTCCATGCCAGATGCAAGAATTGCTCTTCTACCAGAAAATTCAAGTACCAATTTGTACAATGATGAACAGATATTCAATAACCTCAAGCCGTTTATGAACGATTCTCTTATAAGTAAATGTACTACTGTAAATACGATAGAAATTTTCGGCTCAGCTGTAGATAGTCCGTTCTCTAATACTTATATGGGAATTGCTGATATACTAACAAGAAGACTTAGCTTAGTGGTTGGGTGTTGCATGGGATTCATTGTATTTGTGGTCTTAGTATCGGCTTTAGgttacataaaaacaaaaaaacgtcCAGTTATCGCCAAAGTAGAAGTGCAGCAAGCACCGCAGTATATATCATACGATGACTTTTCTGCGCCGAGCGTAGAAGTACAAACTACAGACATGGATGTAAATTCAATAATTAcagataaaaacaaaaacacaatgcaaacatga
- the LOC134664845 gene encoding uncharacterized protein LOC134664845, whose amino-acid sequence MTPKRVPYETVICGVEEAITRNKVPSCDAEELRQDVAVILRKAKLPKSNTTAEERSALRDLKGNEDILVLKADKGNATVVIDSTDYDSKIRHLLDDSLVYKPVSYNPTARVSRRIRAVIKDNRELFEEDVFDRLYKPKIVLPPKLYGLPKVHKRNVPLRPIVSQISSPTYDLAKHVASVLQPLVGSTSSFVKDSRHFIDILKGITLEPDEVMVSFDVESLFTNVPVKECLEVVRRKLSDEGISESVMVLLRNCLEGSYFLYCGKHYLQIDGVAMGSPVAPVLANIWMEHIEASINLQPWAVKLWKRYVDDVFCIMKGGKQEVEQLLRYLNSIHPKTKFTYELESQRSLPFLDVKVIGRVDGTLTHTVYRKPTHTDRYLNALSHHHPRHLQSVVTSLVNRAHDLCDPEYLESEMSHIQEVLRRNGYKVKKWQPRRKARRKRPDVSRQPAFLPYVKGVTDKVGTVLGKYSIKTVYTPLSKVAGSLRSPKDVIPFQSPGVYKIDCSCGSSYIGETKRTIAERVKEHIAAVKNRQVNKSAVAEHLLESGPNHWIELHNPKILSTDRHFYSRKVREAIEIKKHCNFNRDEGFKISSTWNPVISKCKRKRISTVDKSNIVSVVCRQSDIPSAQNVQTDKQDQVRVVRKTRAARRC is encoded by the coding sequence ATGACGCCTAAGAGGGTTCCGTATGAGACTGTGATCTGTGGTGTTGAGGAGGCTATAACGCGTAACAAGGTGCCGTCGTGCGACGCGGAAGAGTTAAGACAGGATGTTGCCGTTATTCTAAGGAAAGCCAAACTTCCAAAGAGTAATACCACTGCGGAGGAGCGATCAGCCCTTAGGGATCTAAAGGGAAATGAGGACATCCTGGTTCTTAAGGCTGACAAGGGAAACGCCACTGTAGTGATAGACTCAACGGATTATGACAGCAAAATACGACACTTACTGGATGACAGTCTCGTATACAAGCCTGTTTCGTACAACCCTACAGCTAGGGTCTCTCGTCGCATTAGGGCTGTCATCAAAGACAACAGGGAGTTGTTCGAAGAAGACGTGTTTGATCGGTTGTACAAACCCAAGATCGTACTGCCACCTAAACTGTACGGATTGCCAAAAGTACATAAAAGGAATGTGCCTTTGCGGCCTATCGTGAGTCAAATCTCTTCTCCCACTTACGATCTTGCAAAGCATGTTGCGTCGGTGTTGCAGCCGCTTGTGGGTAGTACGTCGTCTTTTGTGAAGGACTCTCGTCACTTTATAGATATTCTCAAGGGAATAACGCTGGAACCAGATGAGGTAATGGTGAGCTTTGACGTTGAGTCGCTCTTCACCAATGTTCCCGTTAAAGAATGTCTAGAAGTAGTCAGAAGGAAACTGAGCGATGAGGGTATATCGGAGTCAGTAATGGTGTTGCTGAGGAACTGCTTGGAAGGAAGCTACTTTTTGTATTGTGGAAAGCATTACCTCCAGATTGATGGGGTAGCCATGGGTAGCCCTGTAGCACCGGTTTTGGCAAATATCTGGATGGAGCATATCGAAGCCAGTATAAACTTGCAGCCTTGGGCGGTGAAGTTGTGGAAGCGCTATGTGGATGATGTTTTCTGTATTATGAAGGGTGGGAAGCAGGAGGTGGAGCAACTACTCCGATATCTAAATTCAATTCATCCGAAGACGAAGTTCACGTATGAATTGGAATCACAGCGCAGTTTGCCGTTTTTGGACGTGAAAGTGATTGGTCGAGTGGACGGAACCCTAACTCATACTGTTTATAGGAAACCTACACACACTGACAGGTATTTGAacgccctttctcaccaccatcCTCGTCACTTACAATCGGTGGTTACCTCGCTAGTAAACAGAGCACATGATCTGTGTGACCCTGAATATTTAGAGAGTGAGATGTCGCATATTCAGGAGGTACTAAGGAGGAACGGGTACaaggtaaaaaagtggcaacccaGACGAAAGGCAAGGCGGAAACGTCCTGATGTCTCCAGACAGCCGGCATTTTTGCCGTATGTAAAAGGGGTAACGGATAAAGTTGGCACAGTACTTGGAAAGTACTCTATAAAGACGGTGTACACACCTTTATCCAAAGTAGCAGGGAGCCTAAGGTCACCGAAGGACGTTATTCCGTTCCAGTCACCTGGCGTTTATAAAatagattgcagttgtggtagttcctatatcggagaaactaagcgcaccatagcagaaagagttaaggaacatatcgcagctgtcaaaaatcgtcaggtcaacaagtctgcggtggctgagcatttgctggagtcaggaccaaaccactggattgagctgcataaccctaaaatcctctccactgatcgccatttctacagtagaaaagtgcgggaagccattgaaatcaaaaaacattgcaattttaatcgggacgagggttttaagatctcatccacatggaatccagtcattagtaaatgtaagcggaaacgaatatcgacagtcgataaatcgaatatcgttagtgttgtgtgtcgacagagtgacatccctagtgcgcaaaacgttcaaactgataaacaagaccaagtgcgggtagttcgaaaaactcgcgcggctagaagatgttga